A region of the Arenibacter antarcticus genome:
AAGAACATCCACAATGGCAACGCAGTAAGATAATACGATTGTTTTCGGATGGTAATTACCTAGTGAATTGGGAGGGGGACACCTCTTTTGGAGATGTATTACAGCCCAATGCACCTATCACCAATATCTCTTGGTTCGCTGCTAAAAATTATTGTGAATGCCTAGGCAAACGTTTGCCCACTGTTGACGAGTGGGAATACGCCGCTATGGCAGATCAAACTATGGCAGACGCCCGAACAAAAGAAAGCTACAACCAGCAGATTCTAGATTGGTACGAGGCGCCCAAAACTTTTAAAAACAAGATAGGATCTACCTTTAAAAATTACTGGGGAATTTACGATCTTCATGGATTGGTCTGGGAATGGACCATCGATTTCAATTCCGTATTAATTTCTGGGGAATCCCGTAAGGATGTAGATAAGGACAGCAATCTATTTTGCGGCAGTGCCGCTGTAGGAGCATCGGACCTTATGAACTATGCCGCCTTTATGCGGTACGCCCTTAGAGGAAGTCTAAAAGCCAGTTATTCTATGAGAAACCTTGGGTTCAGGTGTGTAGAACCCCTTAATAAAATGAATGAAAATTCTAGTCGATAAAATGAAAAACACCTTAAAGATTGTCCTATTATTTCTTCTTGTCGGCAGCTTCACCTCTTGCAATTTTGGCAAGAACGATAAAACTGCCTCTGTAATTTATGAATGCCCCATGCATTGCGAAGGAGAGAAAACCTATGACCAACCGGGAAGTTGCCCAGTTTGTAAAATGGATTTGGTTCCGGTATCCATCAAGGAAAAAAAAGATGGTGCAATTTCTGATCTTTCCATTTATAATCTACCCTCTATATGGACCACACAAAACAACGAAGAAATTGAGCTAAAGGAATTACAAGGCGATGTTGTGGTTATGGTAATGATATATACTTCTTGCCAAACGGCGTGCCCAAGATTGGCCGCAGATATGCGCAACATTGAAAAACAGATCCCTGCAGACAAAAAAGATAAGGTCACCCTAGTCCTAGTAAGTATAGATCCGGAAACAGACACCCCAGAGCGATTGGCAGCATTTGCCAAGGAAAATAAGATGGATTCTAAGAAATGGGTATTACTAAGAGGCTCTGAAGAAAATACCCTCGAATTTGCTGCCGTATTAGCCGTAAACTACAAGAGAATATCTCCATTGGATTTTTCCCACAGCAACATCATTAGTGTTTTTGACCAAGGGGGCGAACTGGCGCACCAACAAGAAGGTCTTGGGGTAAATAACAAGGAAACCATTTCAAAAATCCTTGAATTGGTCAATTAAAATAGGCCTAATTTCTATTCCTATAAATACCGCCTATTTCAGCCACCAAAAGCCCATCAAAGCCTACTATTTTTAAGGATAGGACTACATCTCATTCCGCTGAATCCAATTATTTGAAGCTTATTTTTGGTTAAAAGGGTGTACAGAGGTTATATTTGTAAAAAAAATACAGTTGACAAAATCTTTCTTGCCACAACTGTTTGCACAGTCTCCGCAACTGCGAAAACTGCAGACGATTATTGCCGATTCCCAAAATAACACTACACCAGGAGAACCTTCGATAACCAACCTAAAAGGTCTAACTGGATCCTCTTTATCCTTTGTAGTTGCCGAGGCCTTTGAAAAAGCCAATATTCCATTTTTATTTGTGCTTTCGGACAAGGAAGAAGCCGCCTACTACTTAAACGATTTGGAGCAGCTAATAGGTGAAAAGGATGCCCTATTTTATCCGGGCAGCTATAGGAGGCCCTACCAAATAGAAGAAACGGACAATGCAAATGTACTGTTACGTGCCGAAGTCCTTAACCGTATCAACTCTAGAAAAAAACCAGCCGTTATTGTCACTTACCCGGATGCGCTTTTTGAAAAAGTGGTCACCAGAAGGGAATTGGAAAAAAATACTTTAAAAATAAAACTGGACGACACGCTTTCGCTCGATTTTCTGAACGAAGTATTGTTCGAATACAAATTTAAGAGGGTCGATTTTGTTACCGAGCCGGGAGAATTTTCCGTGCGGGGTGGAATTATGGACGTATTCTCCTTTTCGCATGATGAACCTTACCGGATCGAATTTTTCGGAGACGAAGTAGACAGTATCAGAACCTTTGATGTAGAGACACAATTGTCTAATCAAAAGGTAAAGAAGATTACCATTATCCCCAATGTAGAAAATAAATTCCTGGATGAAAACAGGGAAAGCATACTGAAATACATTGCACCAAATACTCTTATAGTAAGCAAAAACCTCAACCACCTTTTCGATAGGCTCGATTCGTTTTTTGAAAAAGCAGAGGAAGCGTTCGGCAAACTATCCAATGAAATAAAGCGGGCTAAACCCTTAGAGCTTTTTGCAAATTCGGAATTAATACAACAACAGTTGGGGAGTTTTAAGGTATTGGAAATAGATGGGAATAAAGATTCCAATTCCGGGGACACCATTCTATTTAATACACAACCTCAACCTTCGTTCAATAAAAAGTTTGATCTTTTAATTGATAATCTAAACCAAAATCATACTAATGGATATGTAAATTACATTTTCTGTGCTACAGACCAACAGGCCCAACGCTTCCATGATATTTTTGAGGAAGTGGACAAGGAAGTGCATTACAAAACCATTGTTTATCCCCTTTACCAAGGATTTTTGGATAGCGATCTAAAAATTGCCTGCTACACCGACCATCAAATTTTTGAACGATACCTGAAGTTCCATCTGAAGAACGGATATGCTAAAAAGCAGGCCATAACCCTAAAAGACCTGAACAAACTGGAAATTGGGGACTATGTAACCCATATAGACCACGGTATAGGTAAATTTGGCGGACTTCAAAAAATAGATGTAGAAGGCAAAAAACAGGAGGCCATAAAATTGATGTACGGGGATCGTGATATCCTTTATGTAAGCATACATTCCCTTCATAAAATCTCCAAATTCAATGGGAAGGACGGGGCTCCCCCAAAAATATACAAGCTAGGTTCGGGCGCATGGAAAAAAATTAAGGACAAGGCCAAATCGCGTGTAAAGAAAATTGCGTTCGACCTCATCCAACTCTACGCAAAACGCCGAACGGAAAAAGGTTTTCAGTACGGCCCTGACAGTTATCTACAGCTCGAATTGGAAGCCTCCTTCATCTATGAAGATACCCCCGACCAAACTAAATCTACCGAGGACATTAAAAAGGACATGGAAAATGAACGTCCTATGGACCGACTTGTTTGCGGAGATGTGGGCTTTGGAAAGACTGAGGTGGCTATACGTGCCGCCTTTAAAGCGGTAGACAACGGTAAGCAAGTTGCTGTCCTAGTACCAACCACCATTCTGGCCTTCCAACATCACCGTACTTTTACAGAGAGACTGAAAGATATGCCTGTCACCGTAGACTATGTCAACCGTTTTAGGACCGCAAAAGAAAAAAAGGAGACCCTTGCAAATTTGGAAGCTGGTAAGGTCGACATTATCATTGGCACCCATCAATTAGTAAACAAAAATGTAAAGTTTAAGGATTTAGGACTCTTGATAGTAGATGAGGAACAAAAGTTTGGGGTATCGGTTAAGGACAAACTAAAATCTATCAAAGAAAATGTAGATGTGCTTACTCTTACCGCCACTCCCATTCCAAGAACCCTTCAATTTAGCCTGATGGCGGCCAGAGACCTTTCTGTCATTAATACCGCACCACCAAATAGGTATCCAATTGAGAGCGAGGTAATCCGTTTTAGCGAAGAGACCATTAGGGATGCCATTTCTTATGAAATTCAACGCGGGGGACAGATATTTTTTATCCACAATAGGATTGAAAACATCAAGGAAGTAGCAGGCATGATACAGCGTTTGGTCCCAGACGCTAAAATAGGTATTGGTCATGGACAAATGGAAGGAAAAAAATTGGAGACCCTAATGTTGGCCTTTATGAATGGGGAATTTGACGTATTAGTATCCACCACCATTGTAGAAAGTGGGTTGGATGTCACCAATGCAAATACCATTTTCATTAACAATGCCAATAATTTTGGATTGAGCGATCTACACCAAATGCGGGGCCGGGTAGGCCGAAGTAACAAAAAGGCATTCTGTTATTTTATTACCCCTCCCTATGAAGTCATGACCAACGATGCCAGAAAGCGAATTCAGGCCTTAGAGCAATTTACAGCGTTGGGAAGTGGCTTTAATATTGCCATGAAAGATTTGGAAATTCGCGGAGCCGGGGATCTCCTCGGGGGTGAACAAAGCGGATTTATCAACGATATTGGATTTGATACCTACCAAAAAATATTGGCAGAGGCTATTGATGAGCTTAAAGAAAATGAGTTTAAGGATCTCTATGAAGAGGTAAAAGGAAAGCCCAAGGTTTACGTTAAGGATACTCAAATAGATTCAGATTTTGAACTGCTTTTCCCGGACAATTATATCAACAATGTTACCGAACGCCTCAATCAGTATACCCAACTTAACCAAGTAAAGGATGAGGCTGCCTTGCAAAAATTTGAATCGGACCTAAAAGACCGCTTTGGGGAATTGCCACCCCAAGCAGTGGATTTATTGAACTCAGTCCGAATTAAATGGATTGCCAACAGTATAGGTTTGGAGAAAATCGTCATGAAAAAAGGTAAAATGATAGGTTATTTTATCGCAGATCAGCAATCAAATTTCTACCAGAGCACACAGTTCACTACGGTTTTAAGATTTATCCAAAGCAATCCTAAGCTCGCAAAACTAAAGGAAAAAGAAACTCGCAACGGACTCCGTCTTTTATTGGTGTTTGAACAAATAAAAACTTTGGATAAGGCCTTTAAAGCCATACAAGTCCTAAGTCCCGAACGATTAAATGCGGAAATTAAATCCACCTAAAATCCCCGATCAGTTATGTATATTAAAAAAATTCTATTCTTATTGGGAATGGTACTTGCCCTAAACCTTCAGGCCCAACATCATATTTCAGGGAACCTGTCGCCAGCAGATGATTTTAAATGGTTGATTGTTTACAAATTAAATCCGACTGCCCAAACTTATATTACCGATACCGAAGTGAAAAATGGAATGTTCACCTTAAACATTCCAGAAAACTCCCTTCCAGGGGTATATCGTATTGTATATGCCATCCCTCAGGAAGAATTTTATTTCGATGTTATTTACAGTGGCAAGGAGAGCATTAGTCTGATTTTTAATCGGGAGAAGGGATTGGAATTCCATTCTTCTAAGGAGAATATAATTTACTATAGTTATTTTGAAAAAGTAAAGGAATTGGAGCAGAAAATACACCAACTGTATGCAAACAACAATTCTTACCCCAAGCTTCTTGAGGAACAATACAGAGCACTAAGGGAAATTCAAAAATCCTTTGAACTCCAGTCCAAAGGACTATTAAGCGAACATTTTATCAAAGCAAACGAATCGTATATTCCCATTAATTATCAGAATCAGGAAATTTTCCTTGCCCATAAAAAGAAGCACTATTTTGATCTGATCGATTTGGAAGATTCTATTTTACAGGAATCAGGATTTATATCCGATAAAGTACTAAACTATGTCTTTAACACCTTCTCAGCCCAGCCTCTACCAGTAGAAGAAATGGAATCGGAATTAAAATTGAACATAAAACATGTTGCTGAAGTAATTGCCAATTTGAACGCCAGATACAAAGCACGAATTATGGACGATATTTGGAGTACGGCCGCCAAGAACAACCTTAACAACACAGCCGATTTCATCTATTCCGGTTATTTGCACGACTTGGCAATAGCGACTAACAATACCGAACTGACCCAGAAAATAGAAACCCATACCCGCTTGAGAATTGGCGCCATTGCTCCAGAAATTGAGTGGGAAAATGAAGGGACGACACAAAAACTGAGCGATCTGTCTGGTGCAGAAAACTATATTCTGATATTTTGGAGCAGCCAATGCTCTCATTGCCTAAACGAACTTCCTAAGCTTCATCAAGGAATACAAACACTATCTAACACTAAAGTATTGGCTATAGGACTGGAAGAAGATAGGAGCACCTGGAAAATGGAAACTAAAAAATTACCCGATTTTATCCATGGTATTTCCTTGGGAAAATGGGATAGTAAATATGTGAAAACATATGATATACAGCAAACACCTACCTATCTCATTTTAGACAAAGAAAAACGAATTGTTGCCAAACCAGATACTTATAAAGAGGTGATCGCTTTTTTGAAAGGAGATCAATAACTAGTTATTACTATTCCATTCCTAAAGAAAAGTTCCATGGCAACAAATTAACACATTGGTACATGAACTCATCGTTCCATTGCTACATTGGCAACTTATAAGGTTTTCAGATCCTTAATGGTCCTAAAGGCAATATCTACCTGCTCATCGTTCACTATAATGGTAAACTCGTTGGTGGTTGAGATCACCTCAAACAATACAATACCCTCCCAAGCCAAACGTTGGAAAATAAAATAATAGATACCAGGTACCGAAACATTTTCGGCAGGAAGCTTTACGGTAATAGAGGATAGGTGTTCGGCTTTCTGTGTACACTTTTCGTGTTTAAACAATTCCTCCACGGCTTTATCCAAAGTGTTGCTAACAACAATATTCATTTCGTTTACCCCTCTAGAAGAAGTATAAAAAACATCTTTGTTCTTATTGATTTCTTTTAATAAAATAGTCTGATTTTCCAAAATACTATCGGAAACCAAAAAAGTGAAATCGGTTAAGGAAGACCGCACCGTTATTTCTCCTATATTTTTGAGAACTTTAATAATTTTATGGGTCGCTCTAAACTCCAGATCATCTGAAAGTCGCTTTAAGGCCATTACTATTGCCCCGTTCCTGATATCCTTTCCCAGTTCGTTTTCAATCTCGGGTTTAACAATCCTAGACAAGGAAGTGAGATTTATAATGCCCTGAGCAAGTGCGCTTTGCAAAAAAGGCTTCTTCTTAATGTAGTCCTCTACTACCGATGAAATAGTCTTCATTTTACTATAATTTTAGTAAAAATAACAATTTGTTACAAATAAAACAAATAATTAAAAATGATAAAACGCATTTTCCCAGTGATCTATCTTAAATTTTGAACCGTCCTTAAGGACCGTAATAATATCAAATCTAACTTCTACGTCCAGATCTTTACTGATTACATAATGATCTGCCGCTTTTACCAATAATTTAATTTTCTTCTCCCTTACTGTATCGGCAAAATCCTGCCAATATTCAGAACTTCTAGATTTGACTTCCACAACAGCCAATATATCGCCCTTTTGGGCTATAATATCAATTTCAGCCTTTAAGTAGCGATAGTTTTTATGAACAATTTGATACCCGTTTTTCCGCAGGTAAGCTTCCGCCAATTTTTCACCCTTTTCTCCGAATTCGTTGTGTATTGCCATCTTATTATAAATATACTACAAAAAAAACACGCACCTTGTCGAAAACTTTTTCTTGTTGACGTCCAAAATTGGATAATCCACGTATTATCTTAAGTACTATAAGCTGTTTACTATCAGCCACATACTTAACAATCGAAAAATCCGTTATTCATTTACCCAACCCATTAACCTATCCAACGCGGAACAATCCATGGAATATTTTATAAACTGCAATACGTCATCTCTAGCGCCGTACACCCCTGCTTTGGATGCCGCAAAAGCGGCCCATTTATATAGGCGATTGGGTTTTAGTGCCGCTGTCCAAACCATAGAACAGGCAACAGGTCAATCAGCAAACGCTTTAGTAAATATGTTGATCGCCGAGGCCCAGAACATGCCTCCCTTGCCCGAACCTACATGGGCCAATTGGGATAATAGCAATTATCCCACAGATGATGAACAGCGCAATCAAATAAAAAACACCCAAGAGGAGGAATGGCGAATCGCCTATACCCAAACTCTGCTAAATAACAACCTTCGGGATCGACTCAGTTTTTTCTGGAGCAATCATTTGGTCACTCAATTGGAAGTCTATAGTTGTAATCAGTTTCTATACGAGTACATCAACTGCCTGCAGCGCAACGCCATTGGGAATTTTAAGACCATGGTGAGTGAGGTTGGACTTACCAGTGCCATGCTCTATTATTTGGACGGAGCGTATAGCAATGGCGACAACCCCAATGAGAATTATGCCCGGGAGCTCTATGAGCTATTTACCTTAGGGGAAGGAAATGGATATACCGAAGAAGACATTATAGAAACCGCCAAGGCCCTAACCGGATATGTGAACAGAGGCGAGATTGGCTGTACCAAGGTTACCTTCGACCCTACTAAATTTAATACGGAAACTAAGACTATTTTTGGAAGAACGGGAAACTGGGGCTATGACGATGTCATGGATATACTTTTTGAGGAAAAGGCTACTGAAATTGGGTATTTTATCTGTAAAAAATTATATGAATTCTTTATACATCCAGATTCCACCGATGATGCCAATAACGCCAAATCCATTATAGACGGCCTATCCGCAACCTTTATTGCCAATAATTTTGAAATAGCCCCCGTCCTAAGTCAACTTTTTAAAAGTCAGCATTTCTTTGATGACGAAGCCATAGGGGTTATCATTAAAAGTCCGTTCGATATCTTCCTGAACCTAATCAACGAAACCAGCTTCGCCTATGACGATTCCATGATCAGAACCGTGGCAGAAACCTCTAGGTTATTAAGTCAAGAAGTCTTTAATCCGTTCGATGTAAATGGCTGGCAACGAAATAGGACATGGATCAACACCAACTTTATGATCGGCAGATGGCTGACCTCCGAAATGGTGTTGGAGCAATTTTGGGGAGATAAGCCAGAACAATTTCGGGCATTTGCGGTGGCTACTGTTGGCCCAAGTAACAGCAATACAAGCAATCCAAGAATCGTAGTTCAGGCCATAGTAACTAAAGTTTTACCCAAAGGACTGCTTACGGAACAAGATTTCAATAATGCCTTGGATGTATTTATGGTAGAAGACATCCCTGA
Encoded here:
- a CDS encoding aspartate kinase; the encoded protein is MKTISSVVEDYIKKKPFLQSALAQGIINLTSLSRIVKPEIENELGKDIRNGAIVMALKRLSDDLEFRATHKIIKVLKNIGEITVRSSLTDFTFLVSDSILENQTILLKEINKNKDVFYTSSRGVNEMNIVVSNTLDKAVEELFKHEKCTQKAEHLSSITVKLPAENVSVPGIYYFIFQRLAWEGIVLFEVISTTNEFTIIVNDEQVDIAFRTIKDLKTL
- a CDS encoding DUF1800 family protein produces the protein MEYFINCNTSSLAPYTPALDAAKAAHLYRRLGFSAAVQTIEQATGQSANALVNMLIAEAQNMPPLPEPTWANWDNSNYPTDDEQRNQIKNTQEEEWRIAYTQTLLNNNLRDRLSFFWSNHLVTQLEVYSCNQFLYEYINCLQRNAIGNFKTMVSEVGLTSAMLYYLDGAYSNGDNPNENYARELYELFTLGEGNGYTEEDIIETAKALTGYVNRGEIGCTKVTFDPTKFNTETKTIFGRTGNWGYDDVMDILFEEKATEIGYFICKKLYEFFIHPDSTDDANNAKSIIDGLSATFIANNFEIAPVLSQLFKSQHFFDDEAIGVIIKSPFDIFLNLINETSFAYDDSMIRTVAETSRLLSQEVFNPFDVNGWQRNRTWINTNFMIGRWLTSEMVLEQFWGDKPEQFRAFAVATVGPSNSNTSNPRIVVQAIVTKVLPKGLLTEQDFNNALDVFMVEDIPDNYYGSDFTPEGLGYWMLGTSPEAPLQVYLLLLHLIRQPEFQLK
- a CDS encoding SCO family protein; protein product: MKILVDKMKNTLKIVLLFLLVGSFTSCNFGKNDKTASVIYECPMHCEGEKTYDQPGSCPVCKMDLVPVSIKEKKDGAISDLSIYNLPSIWTTQNNEEIELKELQGDVVVMVMIYTSCQTACPRLAADMRNIEKQIPADKKDKVTLVLVSIDPETDTPERLAAFAKENKMDSKKWVLLRGSEENTLEFAAVLAVNYKRISPLDFSHSNIISVFDQGGELAHQQEGLGVNNKETISKILELVN
- the mfd gene encoding transcription-repair coupling factor, translating into MTKSFLPQLFAQSPQLRKLQTIIADSQNNTTPGEPSITNLKGLTGSSLSFVVAEAFEKANIPFLFVLSDKEEAAYYLNDLEQLIGEKDALFYPGSYRRPYQIEETDNANVLLRAEVLNRINSRKKPAVIVTYPDALFEKVVTRRELEKNTLKIKLDDTLSLDFLNEVLFEYKFKRVDFVTEPGEFSVRGGIMDVFSFSHDEPYRIEFFGDEVDSIRTFDVETQLSNQKVKKITIIPNVENKFLDENRESILKYIAPNTLIVSKNLNHLFDRLDSFFEKAEEAFGKLSNEIKRAKPLELFANSELIQQQLGSFKVLEIDGNKDSNSGDTILFNTQPQPSFNKKFDLLIDNLNQNHTNGYVNYIFCATDQQAQRFHDIFEEVDKEVHYKTIVYPLYQGFLDSDLKIACYTDHQIFERYLKFHLKNGYAKKQAITLKDLNKLEIGDYVTHIDHGIGKFGGLQKIDVEGKKQEAIKLMYGDRDILYVSIHSLHKISKFNGKDGAPPKIYKLGSGAWKKIKDKAKSRVKKIAFDLIQLYAKRRTEKGFQYGPDSYLQLELEASFIYEDTPDQTKSTEDIKKDMENERPMDRLVCGDVGFGKTEVAIRAAFKAVDNGKQVAVLVPTTILAFQHHRTFTERLKDMPVTVDYVNRFRTAKEKKETLANLEAGKVDIIIGTHQLVNKNVKFKDLGLLIVDEEQKFGVSVKDKLKSIKENVDVLTLTATPIPRTLQFSLMAARDLSVINTAPPNRYPIESEVIRFSEETIRDAISYEIQRGGQIFFIHNRIENIKEVAGMIQRLVPDAKIGIGHGQMEGKKLETLMLAFMNGEFDVLVSTTIVESGLDVTNANTIFINNANNFGLSDLHQMRGRVGRSNKKAFCYFITPPYEVMTNDARKRIQALEQFTALGSGFNIAMKDLEIRGAGDLLGGEQSGFINDIGFDTYQKILAEAIDELKENEFKDLYEEVKGKPKVYVKDTQIDSDFELLFPDNYINNVTERLNQYTQLNQVKDEAALQKFESDLKDRFGELPPQAVDLLNSVRIKWIANSIGLEKIVMKKGKMIGYFIADQQSNFYQSTQFTTVLRFIQSNPKLAKLKEKETRNGLRLLLVFEQIKTLDKAFKAIQVLSPERLNAEIKST
- a CDS encoding YraN family protein; translated protein: MAIHNEFGEKGEKLAEAYLRKNGYQIVHKNYRYLKAEIDIIAQKGDILAVVEVKSRSSEYWQDFADTVREKKIKLLVKAADHYVISKDLDVEVRFDIITVLKDGSKFKIDHWENAFYHF
- a CDS encoding formylglycine-generating enzyme family protein, with translation MGPSLKIAFIFLCSFIVGTASAQRNEMAVVKGGTYIPLYGVDSTAVTVKSFKMDVYPVTNSDYLRFVEEHPQWQRSKIIRLFSDGNYLVNWEGDTSFGDVLQPNAPITNISWFAAKNYCECLGKRLPTVDEWEYAAMADQTMADARTKESYNQQILDWYEAPKTFKNKIGSTFKNYWGIYDLHGLVWEWTIDFNSVLISGESRKDVDKDSNLFCGSAAVGASDLMNYAAFMRYALRGSLKASYSMRNLGFRCVEPLNKMNENSSR
- a CDS encoding thioredoxin family protein, which translates into the protein MYIKKILFLLGMVLALNLQAQHHISGNLSPADDFKWLIVYKLNPTAQTYITDTEVKNGMFTLNIPENSLPGVYRIVYAIPQEEFYFDVIYSGKESISLIFNREKGLEFHSSKENIIYYSYFEKVKELEQKIHQLYANNNSYPKLLEEQYRALREIQKSFELQSKGLLSEHFIKANESYIPINYQNQEIFLAHKKKHYFDLIDLEDSILQESGFISDKVLNYVFNTFSAQPLPVEEMESELKLNIKHVAEVIANLNARYKARIMDDIWSTAAKNNLNNTADFIYSGYLHDLAIATNNTELTQKIETHTRLRIGAIAPEIEWENEGTTQKLSDLSGAENYILIFWSSQCSHCLNELPKLHQGIQTLSNTKVLAIGLEEDRSTWKMETKKLPDFIHGISLGKWDSKYVKTYDIQQTPTYLILDKEKRIVAKPDTYKEVIAFLKGDQ